One genomic region from Argentina anserina chromosome 2, drPotAnse1.1, whole genome shotgun sequence encodes:
- the LOC126784385 gene encoding dynamin-related protein 3A has protein sequence MADEPSVAPPQPTPPSSSNSPLGNSVIPIVNKLQDIFAQLGSQSTIELPQVAVVGSQSSGKSSVLEALVGRDFLPRGNEICTRRPLVLQLLQTKPNAAAAGSDEEYGEFLHVPGKRFYDFSDIRREIQAETEREAGGNKGVTDKQIRLKIFSPNVLDITLVDLPGITKVPVGDQPSDIEARIRTMIMSYIKIPSCLILAVTAANSDLANSDALQIAGNADPDGLRTIGVVTKLDIMDRGTDARNLLLGKIIPLRLGYIGVVNRSQEDIMLNRSIKDALIAEEKFFRSRPVYNGLADRCGIPQLAKKLNQILVQHIKAVLPGLKSRISSALVSVAKEHASYGEITESKAGQGALLLNILSKYSEAFSSMVEGKNEEMSTTELSGGARIHYIFQNIFVKSLEEVDPCEDLTDDDIRTAIQNATGPKSALFVPEVPFENLVRRQIARLLDPSLQCARFIYDELMKISHRCLVNELQRFPVLRKRMDEVIGNFLREGLEPSETMIGHIIEMEMDYINTSHANFIGGSKAVESALQQVKSSRIPLPLARQKDGIDSDKAPASERSLKSRAILGRQVNGILPDQGVRPVADGEKVPPAGGPSVSNWGISSIFGGSDNRTPAKETLINKPYTEPINHMEQAISMIQLREPPTVLKPTESHSEQESIEIAVTKLLLRSYYDIVRKNIEDSVPKAIMHFLVNHTKRELHNVFIKKLYRENLFEEMLQEPDEVSMKRKRTRETLRVLQQAFRTLDELPLEAETVEKGYSMGAADTTGLPKIHGLHTSSMYSTGSPNDSYSSPKNPRSRKSSHSGELNSPFYANADSNGSGRMYMPGLYPSVDL, from the exons ATGGCTGACGAGCCTTCGGTGGCGCCACCGCAACCGACTCCACCTTCCTCCTCCAATTCGCCTCTCGGAAACTCTGTGATCCCCATAGTCAACAAGCTCCAGGACATCTTCGCCCAGCTCGGCTCCCAATCTACCATCGAGCTTCCTCAGGTCGCCGTCGTCGGTAGCCAGAGTAGCGGCAAGTCCAGTGTCCTCGAGGCCCTCGTCGGCCGCGACTTCTTGCCACGTGGCAACGAAATCTGCACGCGCCGCCCCCTCGTGCTCCAGCTCTTGCAGACTAAGCCCaacgccgccgccgccgggtCCGATGAAGAGTACGGCGAGTTCCTCCACGTCCCTGGCAAGCGCTTCTACGACTTCTCCGACATTAGAAGAGAAATTCAG GCTGAGACTGAGAGGGAAGCAGGTGGAAACAAAGGTGTCACAGACAAGCAGATTCGTTTGAAGATTTTCTCTCCAAATGTTCTTGATATAACACTGGTAGATCTACCTGGCATTACAAAGGTTCCTGTTGGTGATCAGCCCTCTGATATTGAAGCACGAATTAGGACAATGATCATGTCTTACATCAAAATTCCAAGTTGTTTGATTCTAGCTGTCACAGCAGCGAATTCGGATTTAGCAAATTCAGATGCTCTTCAGATTGCAGGGAATGCTGATCCTGATG GTCTCCGAACCATAGGAGTAGTCACTAAG CTGGATATTATGGACAGAGGTACTGATGCCCGTAATCTTTTGCTCGGAAAAATTATTCCTCTACGACTAGGCTACATAGGTGTTGTGAATCGTAGTCAGGAG GATATTATGTTGAACCGGAGCATCAAGGATGCACTAATAGCTGAGGAAAAGTTTTTCCGCAGTCGCCCA GTATATAATGGTCTTGCTGATCGCTGCGGCATCCCTCAGTTGGCAAAGAAGTTGAACCAG ATTCTAGTGCAACATATCAAGGCAGTGCTCCCTGGTCTGAAATCACGCATAAGCTCCGCACTAGTTTCTGTTGCCAAGGAACATGCCAGTTATGGGGAAATCACAGAATCAAAG GCTGGTCAGGGAGCTCTTCTCCTCAACATTCTTTCAAAGTATTCTGAAG CATTTTCTTCCATGGTCGAGGgtaaaaatgaagaaatgtCGACAACTGAGCTGTCTGGCGGAGCACGAATTCACTATATCTTCCAGAACATCTTTGTGAAAAGTTTAGAG GAGGTGGATCCCTGTGAGGACCTAACAGATGATGACATTAGAACTGCCATTCAAAATGCAACAGGCCCAAAATCTGCATTATTTGTACCAGAA GTGCCCTTTGAAAATCTTGTAAGGAGGCAAATAGCTCGTTTGTTAGATCCCAGCCTTCAATGTGCCAGATTCATATATGATGAGCTAATGAAG ATTAGCCATCGGTGCCTTGTAAATGAATTGCAGCGATTCCCTGTTTTGAGAAAGCGGATGGATGAAGTTATAGGGAACTTTTTACGTGAAGGCCTTGAACCCTCTGAAACAATGATTGGACATATTATTGAGATGGAG ATGGACTACATAAATACTTCTCATGCTAATTTTATTGGTGGAAGTAAGGCTGTTGAGAGTGCGTTGCAACAGGTGAAGTCCTCTCGAATTCCTCTGCCCCTTGCCAGGCAAAAG GATGGTATAGACTCTGACAAGGCCCCAGCATCTGAAAGAAGTTTAAAATCTAGAGCAATTCTTGGCAGACAAGTGAATGGAATTTTGCCTGACCAG GGTGTTCGTCCTGTGGCAGATGGTGAAAAAGTTCCACCTGCTG GGGGGCCAAGTGTATCAAATTGGGGAATTTCATCTATTTTTGGAGGGAGTGATAACCGTACGCCTGCTAAAGAAACCTTAATTAACAAGCCATATACTGAACCTATCAACCACATGGAACAAGCCATCTCTATGATCCAATTAAGAGAG CCCCCAACTGTCTTGAAGCCCACAGAAAGCCACTCGGAGCAGGAGTCGATTGAAATTGCGGTTACAAAACTTCTGTTGAGATCATACTATGACATTGTTAGGAAGAACATAGAGGATTCTGTACCAAAAGCAATTATGCACTTCTTG GTCAATCATACTAAACGCGAGCTGCACAATGTCTTCATTAAGAAGCTTTACAG AGAAAACTTGTTTGAAGAGATGCTGCAGGAACCTGATGAAGTATCAATGAAGAGAAAGCGTACCCGGGAGACCCTCCGAGTCCTGCAACAGGCTTTCCGG ACTTTGGATGAACTGCCTTTGGAAGCCGAAACAGTTGAGAAAGGTTACAGTATGGGTGCTGCTGATACGACAGGGTTGCCAAAGATCCATGGATTGCATACATCGTCGATGTACTCCACAGGCAGTCCCAATGACTCTTACTCTTCGCCTAAGAACCCAAGGTCCAGAAAGTCATCGCACTCGGGAGAACTCAACTCACCATTTTATGCGAATGCGGATTCCAATGGAAGTGGGCGAATGTACATGCCTGGTCTATATCCATCTGTTGATCTATAA